One part of the Vicia villosa cultivar HV-30 ecotype Madison, WI linkage group LG6, Vvil1.0, whole genome shotgun sequence genome encodes these proteins:
- the LOC131613820 gene encoding uncharacterized protein LOC131613820 — MWGGYMASSSLGTHRFALYMCGSSFDEMDVNQTCVDTTDAFVTGQKFATREEAISWIREVGIKNKVTIIITHSDTKTDSETQSASKRCGCPFKIRSTPLKDASGWKIDVKCGVHNHGLPDRFEGHAFISRLNTNDKQHIVYLTKRHVPPIHTLLSLQERDPENVTQIMQIYKHKSKIKRDIRGPRTEMQQLLKLVEESGYVYWSRKKDESEVVRDIF, encoded by the exons ATGTGGGGTGGATATATGGCGTCAAGTTCTCTTGGAACTCATCGTTTTGCCCTTTATAT GTGTGGATCCTCCTTTGATGAAATGGACGTAAATCAGACATGCGTGGATACAACCGATGCTTTTGTAACTGGTCAAAAATTTGCTACAAGAGAAGAGGCGATAAGTTGGATTAGGGAGGTTGGAATCAAGAATAAAGTGACAATTATAATAACTCATTCAGATACCAAAACAG aTAGTGAAACCCAAAGTGCTAGTAAGAGATGTGGTTGTCCTTTCAAAATTAGGTCAACACCATTGAAAGATGCTTCTGGATGGAAGATCGATGTAAAATGCGGAGTACACAACCACGGTTTACCTGATAGATTTGAAGGTCATGCTTTCATAAGTCGACTAAATACAAATGATAAGCAACATATTGTTTATTTGACAAAACGCCATGTTCCACCAATACACACATTATTGTCATTGCAAGAGCGTGACCCGGAGAATGTCACTCAGATCAtgcaaatatacaaacataagaGTAAGATAAAAAGAGACATAAGGGGTCCCAGAACAGAAATGCAACAATTGCTCAAGTTGGTTGAAGAATCAGGTTATGTTTACTGGAGCAGGAAAAAGGATGAGTCagaagttgtgagagatattttctAG